From the Oncorhynchus nerka isolate Pitt River linkage group LG28, Oner_Uvic_2.0, whole genome shotgun sequence genome, one window contains:
- the LOC115113319 gene encoding peripherin-2-like encodes MALMKVKFDLPKRVKLAQGLWLMYWLAVMTGILVFSLGLFFKIELRKRSEMMNNNESHFVPNLLILVGLAACGLNVFGGKVCHDSLDAIKFAKWKPMVKGYLMGCFAFNILLFFTALLCFCMQFQLYFALAEGLKNGIKFYKDTDTPGRCFMKRTLDMTQIEFRCCGNNNYRDWFVVQWISNRYLDFSNDEVKDRVLSNVEGKFLMESVPFSCCNPGSPRPCIQHQLTNNSAHYDYDHHTEELNIWTRGCRESLVAYYGGMMNSIGSLMLLYIILEAGVMVGLQYLTTSLETMADPENPESESEGWLLEKSVKETVADLIATIKGLAGAGNQVGEGEEAVATVS; translated from the exons ATGGCGTTGATGAAGGTAAAGTTTGACTTGCCCAAGCGGGTGAAGCTTGCCCAGGGCCTATGGCTCATGTACTGGCTGGCAGTGATGACCGGCATCCTGGTCTTCAGCCTGGGGCTGTTCTTTAAGATCGAGCTTCGGAAGAGGAGTGAGATGATGAACAACAACGAAAGCCATTTTGTGCCCAATCTGTTGATCCTAGTAGGCCTAGCTGCTTGCGGGCTCAATGTTTTTGGCGGCAAAGTGTGCCACGACTCTCTGGATGCTATAAAGTTCGCCAAGTGGAAGCCCATGGTCAAGGGCTACCTGATGGGCTGCTTCGCTTTCAACATCCTCCTGTTCTTCACAGCTCTGCTGTGCTTCTGCATGCAGTTCCAGCTGTACTTCGCCCTGGCCGAGGGTCTGAAGAATGGGATCAAATTCTACAAGGATACGGATACACCTGGACGCTGCTTCATGAAGAGGACGCTGGACATGACCCAGATCGAGTTCCGCTGCTGTGGCAACAACAACTATAGGGATTGGTTTGTGGTCCAGTGGATCAGCAACCGCTATCTGGACTTCAGCAACGATGAAGTCAAAGA CCGTGTCCTGAGCAACGTGGAGGGGAAGTTCCTGATGGAGAGTGTGCCGTTCAGCTGCTGCAACCCCGGCTCCCCCAGACCCTGCATCCAGCACCAACTGACCAACAACTCAGCCCACTATGACTACGACCACCACACCGAGGAGCTCAACATCTGGACCCGGGGCTGCCGCGAGTCCCTGGTCGCCTATTACGGAGGCATGATGAACAGCATCGGGAGCCTGATGCTACTGTACATCATACTGGAG GCAGGAGTGATGGTGGGCTTACAGTACCTGACCACTTCTCTGGAGACCATGGCAGACCCAGAGAACCCGGAGAGTGAGAGCGAGGGCTGGCTCCTGGagaagagtgtgaaggagacgGTGGCGGACCTCATAGCAACGATCAAGGGTCTGGCCGGTGCAGGGAACCAGgtgggggagggtgaggaggcgGTGGCCACTGTGAGTTGA